Proteins encoded by one window of Monoglobus pectinilyticus:
- a CDS encoding S-layer homology domain-containing protein, with product MKVKKRAVRSTLAWIITVAMMASMFVSLPVFADEEKSYDYNNVQSSNVTSNGYWTDVDNYDISWYTGNENSGSYDLTDSADLAGLAYLINNQNVSFGGKTINLTGSTYDMSAHYWVPISACSGAGPHTGGSNCTAWSGTFVIKGSESSTITGLNIIDTVAPASNAANYNYYTGFIGHMNGDVEISNIVFDNCNVEDKGNTVVQDYSSGAAVVIGEARGDSKFNNVIVQNSVISGCTKVAAFLGLKNGSNGGLTFTDCASNNNTFKALYYYNAIVGVTISSTATVVVFDNTSSVNDTFEKFDPNNEAQYFGDGNYITYNGIEYLPLAQTIGGVKYDDALVVGTTKALAAVLGTEAKEIVVNGTTYHVGETAVDNVAKINRNGKDVYYTSLNEALQNAQNGETIVPASENVVITTAVIADLNADITLSGFNFGDGGSLIVKGEHAFNLENCKFEATIPYSAASGVRTPVKLNNHGKTTVKNNTFGTANDGVYYNAVEFDVGSETAKTGITVADGTEISGNSFGKISNNSISIYNVDEGATITIKNNEYKVAANALRLSNGLVDKVNAVFNIENEWYKATGTGDYAGYALFQRSYGGTVQQDMTGYVINFTDLKYGADKTIVTSNDPQQYYVWDGSKIVNDNNVPNVTFNDSTPTQSPEPTAEPVAKINREGKDVYYQSLKAAIEDAKVNETITPASGSVVITTAENAVLANDITVSGFNFGDGGALTVSGNGAFTITDCKFEATAAGVKTPLNLKNYGKTIVKNNTFGTENDGVYYNAVEFDVGSEVNKNGVKVADGTEISGNHFGKITHNGISIYNVEENATITIKDNIYEISASALRLSNGLVDKVNAIFNIENEWYKTTDPTEGWEGYATLQTVYKNGNPEQDVTGYVLNFKNLYYGDESNKKVAEDGDGVQQIVVWNGTDFVTDAEKLPTVSITNDVLPTQSPEATATTEPSATPEATATTEPSATPEATATTEPSATPEATATTEPSATPEATATTEPSATPEATATTEPSATPEATATTEPSATPEATATTEPSATPEATATTEPSATPEATATTEPSATPEATATTEPSATPEATATTEPSATPEATATTEPSATPEATATTEPSATPEVTATPEVSATPEVSATPEVSATPEVTATPEVSATPEVSATPEVSATPEVSATPEVSATPEVSATPEVSATPEVSATPEVSATPEVSATPEVTATPEVTATPEVTATPEVTATPEVSATPEVTATPEVTATPEVSATPEATATTEPSATPEATATAKPTSAPVVVPTPYPTATVKPNAPTATPMPEYQVQISASEEISEVLLVNKATGETIALDMEVSEAGEITFVGSAPKGNYEIVAKAVSGKEVDVAQSDNSLKVNDDKTEAVVVATEESSIDYIEIKNAPDTVSYTEGSTFKPAGLVITVHYKDGTSQDVAYDESTKSGFTFKPGLDVSLPSADAYVGDTYVRVIYGNKYADQNVTFVMNSAEIEITAPKSNAAATFAAAVEEGSYYYSGIITWSPNVEQGGKFDYGTVYTATVTLAAKDGYSFADNAKALVNGNEAEVNEISPDGKTMTVSYTFDKTGYKNSGNSGNSGHSTGGTSTPKPAETANPNVSASPEPTKNPSSWTNPFNDVNTSDWFYDGVKYVNENGLMNGIETDTFGPYENITRGMFVTVLHRMENQPKTDMTNFGFTDVPEGFYYREAIGWASANGVVNGYTDTEFAPDQIITREQMAAMIYRYVVSKGMGPVGSWMINLDYNDVSSISDYAFEAVTYNKIIGIMSGDDNNNFNPQTAANRAEASLVFQRLANFIGQQKAE from the coding sequence ATGAAAGTAAAAAAGAGAGCAGTTCGTTCTACTTTGGCTTGGATTATAACAGTCGCTATGATGGCTTCTATGTTTGTATCTTTGCCTGTTTTTGCAGACGAGGAGAAGTCATATGATTATAACAACGTTCAGTCTTCAAATGTTACATCAAATGGATATTGGACTGACGTAGATAATTATGATATAAGCTGGTATACAGGAAACGAAAATAGCGGATCATATGATTTAACTGATTCTGCCGATCTTGCAGGTCTTGCTTATTTGATAAATAATCAAAATGTAAGCTTTGGCGGGAAAACTATAAACTTAACAGGCTCTACATATGATATGTCAGCTCATTATTGGGTTCCCATTTCCGCGTGTTCAGGAGCAGGTCCTCATACCGGCGGCTCAAATTGTACTGCTTGGAGCGGAACTTTTGTGATAAAGGGTTCAGAATCTTCAACAATAACCGGTCTTAATATTATTGACACAGTTGCCCCGGCATCAAATGCGGCAAATTATAATTATTACACAGGGTTTATTGGACACATGAATGGTGATGTTGAAATAAGCAATATAGTGTTTGATAATTGTAATGTAGAAGATAAAGGAAATACTGTTGTTCAGGATTACAGCAGCGGCGCTGCCGTTGTGATCGGCGAAGCCAGAGGAGACAGCAAATTTAATAATGTAATTGTTCAGAACTCTGTTATTTCCGGATGCACAAAGGTCGCAGCCTTTTTAGGACTAAAAAATGGTTCTAATGGAGGTCTTACATTTACAGACTGTGCGTCAAATAATAATACATTTAAAGCGCTTTATTATTATAACGCTATAGTTGGTGTTACTATTTCTTCAACTGCTACAGTTGTTGTTTTTGATAATACTTCTTCGGTTAATGATACTTTTGAAAAGTTTGACCCGAATAATGAAGCTCAATATTTTGGAGACGGCAATTATATTACTTACAACGGAATTGAGTATCTTCCTTTAGCACAAACTATCGGCGGCGTAAAATATGACGACGCTTTGGTTGTGGGAACAACAAAGGCTTTGGCAGCAGTTTTAGGAACTGAAGCTAAGGAAATTGTTGTTAACGGAACAACTTATCATGTTGGAGAAACTGCGGTAGACAATGTTGCTAAGATAAACAGAAATGGAAAAGATGTATATTACACATCATTAAATGAAGCGCTGCAGAATGCTCAAAATGGTGAAACTATAGTTCCGGCAAGTGAGAATGTTGTAATAACAACTGCTGTAATAGCAGATTTAAATGCTGATATCACATTGTCAGGATTTAATTTTGGAGACGGCGGTTCTCTTATAGTTAAGGGAGAACATGCGTTTAACCTTGAAAACTGTAAGTTTGAAGCAACTATACCATATAGCGCAGCATCAGGAGTCAGAACACCTGTAAAGCTGAATAACCATGGTAAGACAACAGTTAAAAATAATACGTTTGGAACAGCAAACGATGGAGTATATTACAATGCTGTAGAATTTGATGTAGGCAGTGAAACCGCTAAAACCGGAATTACAGTGGCTGACGGCACTGAAATATCCGGAAACAGTTTTGGTAAAATATCTAATAATTCAATCAGTATTTATAATGTTGATGAGGGAGCTACTATTACTATAAAAAATAATGAGTACAAAGTAGCCGCTAACGCATTGAGACTAAGCAATGGATTAGTTGATAAAGTAAACGCTGTATTTAATATTGAGAACGAATGGTATAAAGCGACTGGTACCGGAGATTATGCTGGCTACGCATTATTCCAACGCTCATACGGCGGAACAGTTCAGCAGGATATGACAGGTTATGTGATTAACTTTACAGACCTAAAATATGGAGCAGATAAAACAATTGTTACTTCAAATGACCCGCAGCAATATTATGTTTGGGACGGAAGCAAAATTGTGAACGATAATAATGTTCCTAACGTAACGTTTAATGATTCAACTCCGACACAGTCGCCTGAACCAACGGCAGAACCTGTAGCAAAGATAAACAGAGAGGGAAAAGATGTATATTATCAGTCCCTTAAAGCAGCTATAGAAGATGCAAAGGTAAACGAGACAATAACTCCTGCTTCAGGCTCAGTTGTAATAACAACTGCAGAGAACGCAGTCCTTGCTAATGATATAACAGTATCAGGGTTTAATTTCGGAGACGGTGGAGCGCTTACAGTGAGCGGAAACGGAGCATTTACAATTACTGATTGTAAATTTGAAGCAACTGCCGCTGGAGTAAAAACACCATTGAATCTTAAAAATTATGGAAAGACTATAGTAAAGAACAACACATTTGGAACTGAAAATGATGGTGTTTACTATAATGCTGTAGAGTTTGATGTAGGCAGTGAAGTAAATAAAAATGGTGTTAAAGTAGCGGATGGAACAGAAATATCCGGGAATCATTTTGGAAAGATAACTCATAATGGAATCAGTATATATAATGTTGAAGAGAATGCTACGATTACTATAAAGGATAATATATACGAAATATCAGCTAGCGCTTTAAGGCTTAGCAACGGTTTGGTTGATAAAGTAAATGCAATTTTTAACATAGAAAATGAGTGGTATAAGACAACTGACCCAACAGAAGGATGGGAAGGATATGCAACTTTACAGACCGTGTATAAAAATGGTAATCCTGAACAGGATGTTACAGGATATGTGCTGAACTTTAAAAACTTATATTATGGCGACGAGAGTAATAAAAAGGTGGCAGAAGACGGAGATGGAGTGCAGCAGATTGTTGTATGGAATGGAACTGATTTCGTAACTGACGCTGAAAAACTACCAACAGTATCAATTACAAATGATGTTTTGCCGACTCAGTCTCCTGAAGCAACAGCAACAACAGAGCCGTCAGCAACACCCGAAGCAACGGCAACAACAGAGCCATCAGCGACACCTGAGGCAACGGCAACAACAGAGCCGTCAGCAACACCTGAGGCAACGGCAACAACAGAGCCTTCAGCAACACCTGAGGCAACAGCAACAACAGAGCCGTCAGCAACACCTGAAGCAACGGCAACAACAGAGCCGTCAGCAACACCTGAAGCAACGGCAACAACAGAGCCGTCAGCAACACCTGAAGCAACGGCAACAACAGAGCCGTCAGCAACACCTGAAGCAACGGCAACAACAGAGCCGTCAGCAACACCTGAAGCAACGGCAACAACAGAGCCGTCAGCAACACCTGAAGCAACGGCAACAACAGAGCCGTCAGCGACACCTGAAGCAACGGCAACAACAGAGCCGTCAGCGACACCTGAGGCAACGGCAACAACAGAGCCGTCAGCGACACCTGAGGCAACAGCAACAACAGAACCGTCAGCAACACCTGAAGTAACGGCAACACCAGAGGTGTCAGCAACACCAGAAGTATCAGCGACACCAGAAGTGTCAGCAACACCGGAAGTAACAGCAACACCAGAGGTGTCAGCAACACCAGAAGTATCAGCGACACCGGAAGTGTCAGCAACACCGGAAGTATCAGCAACACCGGAAGTGTCAGCAACACCGGAAGTATCAGCAACACCGGAAGTATCAGCAACACCGGAAGTATCAGCGACACCGGAAGTATCAGCGACACCAGAAGTGTCAGCAACACCGGAAGTAACAGCAACACCGGAAGTAACGGCAACACCGGAAGTAACGGCAACACCGGAAGTAACGGCAACACCGGAAGTATCAGCAACACCGGAAGTAACGGCAACACCGGAAGTAACGGCAACACCGGAAGTATCAGCAACACCTGAGGCAACGGCAACAACAGAGCCATCAGCGACACCTGAGGCAACGGCAACGGCAAAACCAACATCGGCTCCTGTTGTAGTACCTACCCCGTATCCAACAGCGACAGTAAAACCAAACGCACCAACTGCAACACCTATGCCTGAGTATCAGGTTCAGATAAGTGCGTCAGAAGAGATTTCTGAAGTTTTATTGGTAAATAAGGCTACCGGTGAAACAATTGCATTGGATATGGAAGTTTCAGAAGCAGGTGAAATTACATTTGTGGGTTCAGCTCCAAAGGGTAATTATGAAATCGTGGCTAAAGCCGTAAGCGGTAAAGAAGTTGACGTAGCTCAAAGTGATAATTCATTAAAGGTTAATGATGATAAAACAGAAGCTGTAGTTGTGGCTACTGAGGAAAGCAGCATTGATTATATTGAAATTAAAAATGCTCCTGATACGGTTTCATATACAGAAGGTTCAACATTTAAACCGGCAGGTTTAGTTATTACGGTTCATTATAAAGACGGAACATCACAAGATGTAGCTTATGATGAATCTACAAAGAGCGGGTTTACATTTAAGCCAGGATTAGACGTTTCTCTTCCAAGTGCGGACGCTTATGTCGGCGATACCTATGTAAGAGTGATTTATGGCAACAAATATGCTGATCAAAATGTAACATTCGTTATGAACAGTGCTGAGATTGAAATTACGGCGCCGAAATCAAATGCTGCGGCAACGTTTGCAGCTGCTGTAGAAGAAGGTTCATACTATTATTCAGGTATTATTACTTGGAGTCCTAATGTAGAACAAGGCGGAAAGTTTGATTATGGTACAGTATATACAGCAACAGTAACATTGGCGGCAAAAGACGGATATAGTTTTGCTGACAATGCAAAAGCATTAGTTAACGGTAATGAAGCAGAAGTTAATGAGATTAGTCCGGACGGAAAAACTATGACTGTTTCATATACATTCGATAAAACCGGTTATAAAAACAGCGGAAATAGTGGAAACAGCGGACACAGTACCGGAGGAACTTCAACACCTAAGCCGGCTGAGACTGCAAATCCTAATGTTTCAGCTTCACCGGAGCCGACAAAGAACCCGTCTTCATGGACTAACCCATTTAATGATGTTAACACATCTGATTGGTTCTATGACGGAGTTAAGTATGTAAATGAAAACGGTTTGATGAATGGTATCGAAACAGATACATTCGGCCCGTATGAAAACATAACCAGAGGAATGTTTGTAACAGTGCTCCACAGAATGGAAAATCAGCCTAAGACTGATATGACAAACTTTGGATTTACAGATGTTCCGGAAGGATTTTACTATAGAGAAGCTATTGGCTGGGCGTCTGCGAACGGAGTAGTAAATGGTTATACAGACACCGAGTTTGCTCCCGACCAAATTATAACTCGTGAACAAATGGCGGCAATGATTTACCGTTATGTTGTTTCAAAGGGTATGGGTCCTGTAGGATCATGGATGATTAACTTAGATTACAATGATGTAAGCAGTATTTCCGATTACGCATTCGAAGCAGTAACATATAATAAGATAATCGGTATAATGAGCGGAGACGATAACAATAACTTCAATCCGCAAACGGCAGCTAACAGAGCCGAGGCGTCATTGGTATTCCAAAGATTAGCGAATTTTATAGGTCAGCAAAAAGCTGAATAA
- a CDS encoding N-acetylmuramoyl-L-alanine amidase family protein, translating to MATKIFVDAGHGGTNPGAVGNGVIEANVNLAVATALANNLRNMGYDVREYRTTNDENVITPIAADLRKRAQTANDWGADYFISIHTNSSLDPAVNGFETYVYRLGTRSAQLAQSIQDSVVQRLGVKDNGVRQANFSVLRNTRMPAVLVELGYLSNPTEALNLNSPLWQNKMASAIADGINNYIKR from the coding sequence ATGGCAACAAAAATATTTGTAGACGCCGGACATGGAGGAACAAATCCCGGCGCCGTTGGCAACGGAGTGATTGAAGCAAATGTCAATCTTGCTGTTGCAACCGCTTTAGCTAACAATCTTAGAAACATGGGATATGATGTTAGAGAATACAGAACCACAAATGATGAAAATGTTATAACACCCATAGCTGCTGATTTAAGAAAACGTGCACAAACAGCTAATGATTGGGGCGCTGATTATTTTATCAGCATTCACACCAATAGCTCGCTGGATCCGGCAGTAAACGGCTTTGAAACCTATGTATACAGGCTTGGCACTCGTTCCGCCCAGCTTGCGCAATCGATACAAGACTCAGTTGTTCAGCGGTTAGGAGTAAAAGATAATGGCGTAAGGCAAGCCAACTTCTCAGTTCTGCGAAACACAAGAATGCCGGCTGTGCTGGTAGAACTCGGATACCTTTCAAATCCGACTGAAGCACTGAATCTTAACAGCCCTCTCTGGCAAAATAAAATGGCTTCCGCCATTGCCGACGGAATAAATAATTATATAAAACGATAG
- a CDS encoding UDP-N-acetylglucosamine 1-carboxyvinyltransferase: MNNEEKMVILGGVKLHGEVKISGAKNSAVAILVASILVKGKCVIENVPHVSDILDLIDIINGLGGVAEFVGEDTVEVDCSDLTDYVASYDSVRKIRASSYLMGALLGRLKKASVALPGGCDFGVRPIDQHIKGFEALGAKVDIEYGMVNITADELVGDTVYLDVVSVGATINIMLAAALADGITVIDSAAKEPHVVDVANFLNSMGANIKGAGTDVIKIRGVKELHGGTFSVIPDQIEAGTFMIAAAATRGDVMVTNIIPKHMESLSAKLEEMGVGVEEYDEAIRIYVDKPELKRANVKTQPYPGFPTDLQPQMLTLLTVAKGTSIMKENVWDNRFKYIDELNRMGANVNVEGKDVAVVEGGSRLTGAPVCATDLRAGAAMVIAALIADGVTEIYNLQYIDRGYENLEEKLRALGAQITRRNVNPMPGVLSAVNV, translated from the coding sequence ATGAATAATGAAGAGAAAATGGTAATTTTAGGCGGTGTTAAACTGCATGGCGAAGTTAAGATAAGCGGTGCTAAAAACTCTGCTGTTGCCATTCTTGTCGCGTCTATATTAGTAAAGGGAAAGTGTGTTATAGAAAACGTTCCCCATGTAAGTGATATTCTTGATTTGATTGACATAATAAACGGATTGGGCGGTGTGGCTGAATTTGTCGGAGAGGATACGGTTGAGGTTGACTGTTCTGATTTGACGGATTATGTTGCGTCATATGACAGCGTAAGAAAGATACGTGCGTCGTCGTACCTTATGGGTGCTCTGCTGGGCAGGCTTAAAAAGGCTAGCGTAGCTTTGCCAGGAGGCTGTGATTTTGGAGTTCGCCCGATTGACCAGCATATTAAGGGGTTTGAAGCGCTTGGAGCAAAAGTTGATATAGAGTATGGGATGGTTAATATAACGGCAGACGAGCTTGTTGGCGATACAGTCTATCTTGACGTCGTATCTGTAGGCGCCACAATCAATATAATGCTGGCAGCCGCACTTGCTGACGGAATTACTGTTATAGACAGTGCCGCTAAAGAGCCTCATGTGGTTGATGTAGCTAACTTTTTGAACTCTATGGGGGCGAATATTAAAGGCGCAGGAACTGATGTTATTAAAATCAGAGGCGTTAAAGAACTTCACGGCGGAACATTCAGCGTTATACCTGACCAGATTGAGGCCGGAACTTTTATGATTGCCGCTGCCGCAACCCGCGGGGATGTTATGGTTACCAATATTATTCCTAAGCATATGGAATCTCTCAGTGCTAAGCTGGAAGAAATGGGCGTGGGCGTAGAGGAGTATGACGAGGCGATAAGGATTTATGTAGACAAGCCGGAACTAAAGCGCGCTAATGTAAAAACACAGCCGTATCCAGGTTTCCCAACCGACTTGCAGCCTCAGATGCTTACCTTGCTGACTGTGGCAAAAGGAACAAGCATAATGAAAGAAAACGTTTGGGATAATCGCTTTAAATATATTGATGAACTTAATAGAATGGGCGCTAATGTAAATGTTGAAGGCAAGGATGTTGCCGTTGTTGAGGGCGGAAGCCGTTTGACAGGCGCGCCTGTGTGCGCAACGGACCTGAGAGCCGGCGCAGCTATGGTAATCGCCGCATTGATAGCAGACGGAGTTACTGAGATTTATAATCTTCAGTATATTGACAGGGGTTATGAAAACCTGGAAGAAAAGCTGAGAGCGCTTGGGGCGCAGATAACACGCCGAAATGTTAACCCTATGCCCGGAGTTCTGAGTGCTGTAAACGTATAA
- a CDS encoding MBL fold metallo-hydrolase: MKIHSLKSGSKGNASLVYTDKTKILVDCGISGKAVKTAMADIGFEPGDLDGIVVTHEHADHIKGIGVMMRRYNVPVYANSMTWSAIMTNDLGKLNDDKIKIFEGVEPFSIGDIGIKPFPIPHDAAYPVGYCFDDGRCRAAVATDMGFLTEEVFREIGGCKTVLLESNHDIGMLEVGPYPYPLKQRILGKLGHLSNDDAAKATEFLVRMGAEKIILGHLSEENNYPKLAYETVKFGISKADIAVGRDLELLVAT; encoded by the coding sequence ATGAAAATACATTCTTTAAAAAGCGGGAGCAAAGGCAATGCCAGTCTTGTATATACAGACAAAACTAAAATATTAGTTGACTGCGGTATAAGCGGAAAAGCTGTAAAAACCGCTATGGCTGATATTGGCTTTGAGCCCGGGGATCTTGACGGTATAGTTGTCACACATGAGCATGCTGACCATATTAAGGGAATAGGCGTTATGATGAGACGGTATAACGTCCCGGTATATGCGAACTCAATGACCTGGTCCGCAATCATGACTAATGATTTAGGAAAGCTTAATGATGATAAAATAAAGATTTTTGAGGGAGTTGAGCCATTTTCTATTGGAGATATCGGTATAAAGCCGTTTCCGATTCCTCATGACGCAGCATACCCGGTTGGTTATTGTTTTGATGACGGAAGGTGCCGGGCGGCGGTGGCTACCGATATGGGGTTTCTGACTGAAGAGGTGTTTCGTGAGATTGGCGGCTGTAAAACGGTTTTGTTAGAATCCAACCATGATATAGGGATGCTTGAGGTGGGACCTTATCCATATCCTCTGAAGCAAAGAATTTTAGGTAAGCTGGGTCATCTATCGAATGATGACGCGGCTAAGGCAACTGAGTTTCTTGTAAGAATGGGAGCCGAAAAAATAATTTTGGGCCATTTAAGTGAAGAAAATAATTATCCTAAGCTAGCGTATGAAACTGTAAAATTTGGAATATCAAAGGCAGATATAGCTGTAGGCCGTGATTTAGAACTTTTGGTTGCTACATAA